GGTTTTCCAATCCTACAACACTTATGAACATGCTTTTGTTCTAAGCCATGACTAATCGTGTCATTCTGCTTTGGACGAGGAGATTTCTGATCATCTCTGCCATcaccaatataaaaataatacggATGGCAGCAGCACTCAGCCTCAAGATTAAAGCAGCAGCAGGAGTGAGGATGTTTCTGCCTCTTCTCTTCATGAAATGCCTGCTCGCTATTTTGTACTACATTCTTCCTTAGATGCTTACTGTGAAGATGTGACCTAGGATTTGGAGATCTCGTGTATGGCTCGTCATAATAAATCAAGCATTCAATATCCTTCACACTTGAATTTCCTCGAGAGAAGGATCTCCTCCTTGTTCTTTTCCTGACAGCCTTTTCTCTCTTTCTTGTGCTACATGAGCTTGAGGAATCACTATAACAGTCTTCAGCTTTTCCATCTGTAGGCAGCACAGATGATTTGAACTTGAAAATCCTTTGGTCCTGGCAGCTTCCTTCATTCTTAATGGATTGTTGAACCTCCTCTACGTCATCAAGATAGGTTATCATTTCCTCGGGAAGCTGAGGCAAACTTTCTGAAGAAGAAGCTGTCATCTTTCGCTCTTGCTTGTGATCTGAATTGGGAATGTAAGCTCTGCAAGTTTTCTGACTTTCATCAGAACCAAAAGCTACAGCTTCGAATTTGTGGGGAGACTCCAATCCTGCTTTTCCATTCATCGGAGACTTCATTATATCTGGTGGAGATCGCTCAACTATAGAAGAAGTAATGGAAGTACTCATCTTGTCTTCCTGATGAGCACCGAATGGTATGGTACTCATCACAGTAGATGCTGCATCTGCATATTTGGCTTTTCCCTCTTTATCATAAGTTTGAAAATCAATATCTAGTACCTGTGATTACGGTAAACAAAAGGACTTGAACTAAATCTGATAAAGGAAATCTACGTTAAATTTGAAGTATTGACAGAAGTATCAAGCAATACCTGTTGCTGAAGTTCAGAAGTGTATGCAAGTGCAAAAATCTCTGGCTTGAGGCTGTAATCTCTAGATATCTGAGCTACTAATTTTTGCTTCACATCATCAGGAACTGATTTAATGGACAGTTTCTCTTTCACCTAAAGCGACAATTAATcaaaaaaggcaaaaaaaaaaaaaaaaaaaaaaaatccatggtGTTGTATTGATATAAGAAAACCATAATCCATAAAAACCTGGAGGTTGACAAGATTGCCAGGCAATAGTTCAAGAGCTGTCATTTCAAATCTCTGGCCATAACGCTCTCCAAAGAGCTTGCGGATAGATCGAAGCTCTGGTAGATCCCCACATCTTGCAGAGGCAAATATAAGACTCGAAACTGCTTCATTGATATCATTGGGACAATCCCTGAGACCACAAATTTCCAAGAAAGATTTGATGATGGTTTTATAACACACTACAGGAGGATCAAACAGGTGACAAAAGCAAAATTGCATACTTGTGCTTGCGGATATACGATATGTGGACGAGGATAAAATCACAGAAATTGTCCAGTAATTCATAAATGTCCATAATGGTTTCATCTATAAAAAGATGCTCAGCCTGAAAATGAGGAAATCACAAGGGAGATTTCTTGTTAACACAAAAAGCTATGAATTGAGTAGCCAGCAATGAGATTTTTATAATGAAATATACCCGATTGAAGGCAATATCTTCATAGCCAATCTTGATGAGCTGAGCCACGTCCTCCCTAATCTGCCTCACAATTGAATACCTTTTGGTCTTTAACAGCTTGAGTCGGCACTGAACTCGTTTGATCAGCTTCTTGCTGCAAGCAAAGAAACAAAAGGAAATCTTGTTACAACAACAAGAAGAAAACAAGAACAAGAAACTCAACCCGATACTAGTAACTCACCATTTAGAAGCTTTTCGCCACCCAAACAAGAAATCAAACATCTCTCAATGTTTTCACTCTGCTTTATTCTTGAAGTAACAGTAGTAGAATTCAATAGGAAGCTGAAGTTGGGAGTGAGTTTACATGTTGCAGGGGAAAGAAGAATGGATtgaaaatggagtgttttgaggAGAAGGTGAAGAAGAGCTAACCGAAGCAACATGGGATATGAAGTACATGGCAGTTAGTAGTTGGTTTTAGGAGAAGTGGGTTTGAAAAAATTGGAAGAGAGTGGCGCACGCTTCTCTCCCTCCACTCAGGAAAAAAAACTGCTCCTCTTCCTTCAGTAGTTCAGACACTTGGCTCATTTTAAAACAGAGGAAAACAGGgggccttttatttattttttaatctaaTACACGTATAATATAATCTTGACCCGGTTGAACTTTTTTCAATTGAATATTTATATCGAAATtaatgtataattaattaaaatatatataaataaaataataagtatataaatataattataaatatttaatttaaaaatttaaatctcaTTTATATATAACATTGATTAGATAGAAATTCATACAAAAtcaaataaaatgtgaataataattaaaataataaatataaaacctTAATGTAAATGTTTGATTTAAAGATTGTTAATCTCGTTCTcatataatataaaatcaaatgtACTATAGTCACACTCTTTAATTTATTCTTCAATTTTGTGGTGGGGTAGAAAGTGGAAAGGCTCAAACTAAAATTGATGGTTTAAACTTAGATTTATTTTCCAAATTAAGAGACTTATATTTTATGGCTGTTGagcctttaattttttttgtttaatcttTTGGATAATAATCCTTATGTTAAGAGCaatgttataaataaataattataataaataaataatttttatcaagAATTTACTTGAATATTACTTTCCTTAGATATTTCTAGAGGAGTCTATTATAAGAGGTAGTGGTGGTAATGATCCAAGACTTTTGATTCTAAATTTCTAATCATGAGAAAGAAAATGGGTGATGGCCAATTAAGTTTGGGTGAGTAGGTTTAGAGTTGAAAGTGGTCTATGGTTGAGGCTTTGcttttgaaaataatataaattcattTTGTATAATCAAAATGCATTGATGTCAATAAAAtcttgaaaataattattaaaatcttaatttaataattatatataatttatttatttataattttatgcaCATTAAACATAAGTAAATATTAATTACAAAAGAAAAAGTTCTTAACCATTAACAAATATAatttttcatgtttatcattttataAATCAATGATTTAATGCATGTTTCTTAAATATGTGAGATTCAAATCTGTAAATttctatatgtatatatatatatatgcaaaagAAGAAGGATTACCCTAGACTACATTATCAAATTATACCAGTTTATCTTATGAAATGGTTTAAATGGAGAAGGACAATGATAAACTTATAAATTCCAACATGGCAATAAATAAAACATTTAACATTATTGAAGAAACTATTGTTAATAAGAATATATTACTTATagagtattaaaaattaaatttaaaatattttaattaaatttttttttaaataattattttttatgacatctaaaataatatttttcaaaaaatgatTCTTAACCTTTTAACTCACGtggttataattaattttttaaaattaaaagaaaaaaaatttatctcatctattataaatttaaaattaaatatataaatcttacttattttatatataaagtttcatctaatttatgaaaaataatttatatataaaaaatatttttgatgcacattattttttaaaaacatgTTATTcgtgaaaatatttttattattttattataatattaaattaatagtgtATATTTCTGTTATGCATGTATAACTGTTTTTATCTTTTCATAAGAATTAAAATTGTTAaagtctaaaaaaatattttttttttaaaaaagaagtattttttttaaaaataaattatttttttataaaaaataagtacAAACACACATTTATATAAGTGATACATTTTCTTAATAAAATcatgataattttaataaatcgTGTTAATTTTTATGAGCTTACATACGCCTTTCTATAGTTAATGTGAGACCCCAAAATATTAATTTACTAATGAATCCACTCCAAATTTTTTTCACCATTAAcccacatacatcaattcaacttttttttattaaaaataaatacacacataaaaaaaaaaaaacatattttttattattataattttatttaagctCACTAATCGTTATAAGTCTATCCACACCATTCCACAACCAAAGTGGAATTGGAAGCATCCATTTTCTTGTACCTTAAATTCACCCTGAACTGAATCTATTTAagaattttgcttaaaagaaagTTCACATGTATATAATTCGTATCGGCCAGACATAGATGGGACAAAAAGAACCTTAATTCACACAAAAAGCTGACATGCTGGTTAAAGCTACAATGGAAACTAGAGGAGCTTCAATAAAGAAAAGACTTCGTGGTTGTTAGCTCTGCGGTCAAAGAAACAGGTAATCAAacccacctctctctctctctctctctctcagctgGTGACCAACTTCTGTCATGGGCGATTGGCATGCAACTGGGCAGAATGGTGGGCTGGGGTGAGCGGGGCCTTGCTTACGCATGGAGGAAACCCTGTGGGGACCTAATGATGATGGGGCCAAGCCAAACACACAAACATGATTCATTGACTCTTGACAacttttcatatttaatttctttattctgTTGTACTGCTTTTCTTGAAGGACAAAAGAGAATGTTTTTGTAATGATTAGCTCACGATGATCCAACCATGATTCAATTGGTTTAAGAGTGCATCTTGTAGGTGTTTGTGGTTATGCCCGTGGGAGTTTCATttaaattcttgtttaaatagttGACCACTGCATTGCAGAGTGAGGATTAGGTTAGGTGCCTTGAATtagaatttttctttttcattttttatttattttcttgggTCACCTCTTGTTTTCCATAAATCCTCTAAAGATTTCTTAGCAGTTAATAGGGCTCAGAAAAAAAGAACAGATAAGTCTGCTGAAGCGAGTTCCTGCAAAGTTAAAGCCTTTAGAGGACTGACATGATTGGTTAATGCACCTTCAAGAGTGTTATGAAGAAGGATGAGAACCTCCCTTCAAAAACCTGGATGTTACCTAGATTTTTCGATTTGATGGACCTTGTAACATTTTGGTCTTCAGAGCAAAACTGGAAATTTGGAAGTAAAATTGTGCTTTTCTTGCTCCAACTATCCATAAAACATTCCTATAAAAATCCAAAGTCTCTTTTATTATTAATGCTGCCATTTAAATTTATTACATTGGCATCTGTTCTGAGCTTTCAATTTATATCACCGAAATTGAGGATGTCATAATTTTGCGTAGCGTAGGGCACTGATTTTTGCTATTGCTTAGAATTAGTTATACAAACTCTGGCGATCATCTCTATTTCACGAGCTAGTTCTTTGCTCAAAATATCAGCTCGTTCATCTTGTCCACCAGCAAAGCTATAGACCCGATATGCTAGCTGAAAAGCCCTCCAAAGCATATtttcacttgcctttaattggcCATCACCTATTTTCCCGCTTTCTGCACTCTCTGCTTCCTTTGCCTCCCTCCATTCCTAGATCAAAAGGCCAAAAGGTTCAGAACTGTTCTGAGTTCGTTCAGAAGTATTTGTTAGTGGGATAAGCTATAAgtttctctttcttcttctttcctcttttATATCCTTTGCTAATCAGGTAATCTATGAAGATAAAAATTACCTTAAGTGCAACCTCCATGCAGTTTGAAGAAACATCTACCATTAATTCCTTAGTTCGCACCAAAATGTTGGAGTCAAAATCGATGTTGTTGCTCCGGAAACGCTTAGACTCTTCATCTTTGCTTCTTTCCAGTGCATCTATTTCTCCCTTGATCTGCTTGCAAATAATTCTCATAATCAATGGCAAACAGGGTTGCCAGGAAAATTCCAATTTGTCTTTTCACATGTCTGGAAAAGCTTACCTTGTTAAAGTAGGATTCAACCTTGCTAAGGTGCTGATCTAAAGGAGGCATTACTTTCCACTTTTCCAGTTGGGTAGTTATTTCTTCCAGTTTTAAATGTAGTGCCGCTGCTGCTCTTAATGTTTCCAGTTTCTTTGTGGGAAACCCTTCAAATCTTGCCAGCACCTGCATTGTAAGGAACTGAATGAGTATTTCCCTTCATCTCTTCTGTGAGGAATTGGAGAATGTAAACAACGAATAAGCAGCTGCTACGTTAGTTAATCAGCTTCAGGTTACTTTGTTATATTAGCTGATATATAAAGGGAGATGAGTTGTAAATCATCACTTGATCAATAACAAGAAACGTCCACTTCTCTCAAGAAGTTATCCTTcatctctcttctctttctcttcttcttctttctcttttttctttctgTTTGCCTCATTTTCCTCCTCTTTCACAGCTACCAAGCACTTTTGTTTGAACCTAATGAGCTTGGGTCCTAACATTTTCATGCCAAGAATTCAGGAGATTGAATTATAGATTTCCCTGCTCCTTCCCCCTGCTTTCCTTTTTGTGGATCAACAACACAATAACTAAGCAGTGAACATTGTCTAAATCAAATAGGCAAAGAAATGAATATGTAATCGGCCAATTGAGTATTATCAAGTCTCTGTCACCTGTGTCTCATCAGTCAATTTCTCCAAATGTTGCTCCACATACTTGTGAAATTTAACAAGTTTAGTCATGTCCTTGGTTTGGAAGGAATTAATGGCAGCTTTGATCTCCTTGATTGATTTTGCGTGTTTCTTGACATCTTCTTCAATCTGTTGGAAATATGCCGATCTATGATGCccatagaagaaaaccaagtgCTAAGTGAGAGAGCACCATAATTGTTGTGTTCTAGTCTGGGATTCTACGAGCAGCAAAAGCTGGAAGCATACCTTTTTGTCATCTCTGCCAGTGCATCAGCCATTCCCTGTTTTCCCCCTGCAGGTCCTCCTCCAATTTTAGGTTTTCTCCCTTCAGAAGGTTTAACACGTAAGCCACACCCTTCCACCTTCTCTTTGAGAAGCCTATACATGTTTCCCATATAGCTTGATCTCTTTAATTTGGTATTTTTCCTTGGGAGCGGTGCCTTTGCCACACCAAGTGGAGGAGGGGGTGGTGGTGGTGTAGCTCCATTTACTGGTGGCGGTGTAGCTCCCTTTGCTGGTGGCATGGGAATTGGTGACACCGGTGCCAATCCCACAGAAGGTGGTACTAGTGGAGGTGCTGGTGTTCCATTTGAAGGTGGATTGACGGGTGGCAAATGGATGTCTGGTAGCATAATTGGAGCTGGACTGGACACTGCCAGTGGAGGTGGGTTCGATACTGCTGCTGATCCTTTTGCGTCAGACATCATGTTGGAATCAGAACTCGGAATATTTGGAAAATTGTAAGAGTTTTTGGAATCTTTTGGCTCTATGTTACTCACTTTAGCTGGCAAAACATCTTCCTTTTCTACCTTCGTTTCAGCAACTTTTTGATCCATTACTTTCATTTGATTAtgaaagtgagcagactttgtAGGGAACAAGTTGAATGGGAGGTATTTTATTTCAATTGGCCTCAATTTCTCCACTGCCTGAAGTCTGAGAGGCAACAGCAAAGGTGAGGCATATGTAGAATTTGCAAACTCAGCAAGTTCCATAGGAAAAGAAATTGCAGAAGAGAATGCTGCCGGAGTATCTGGAGAAGGCCAGGTATTTTTCTTGTTTGAGTAAGACTCTCTTAAAGAATCCCCAGTTGTTGAATCTTGTATAATGCCACCATTGTTCTTCTCGTCTTCCTCCATCACATCAAACATTTTCCTTGCAATGTCAATTATGTTGTTGAGCTTTGAAAGGACTTTTGACCTTCAATATGAAATATTTATCACTCTGAATTAAAACTACAGTTTATGTAGCATTTATGGCAGAAGAAAACATCTTACTAAGTTGCTCCAAAGTGCCATCCTCCATGCTGTCATTTGTTTTATAGCCTGAGGTGCTTATCCACTTGTGGTTTTTCACCCATGAATCTCCAATGGCTTTCAAAGCATCATAAAGGTGGTGCAATTCCTATGCAAATGTATTTTTCCATCAGATTGCAGGTGCAAGTACTAATCAGATAGTTTGATATGTATTTCAGGTAAATGAACCTGATACAAGGAGACATCTTCTGTTTCTCTGGTCAAGTTACCATTTACAACTTTGGGGTATAAGTGGTAGAGATCTTCAACCGTGTCCATCACCAACTACCATAAGATTCAGAATAGGAAGTTTTCAAGAATAAATGATTGGATTAAAAACATCCATGCTGTCACTGTAAGTAAATAGATGAGTACCTCATGGATGGGACCAGAACCGTCACAAGGAGGTAGGTCAATGACATCTCTAAAGGTTAGTATCCTTTTTCGGAGCTCCACCATCAACAATAAATTTGCTGCCCATCCACATGTATTGCTTCTCATCATGCTCGTCATTTCCTTAGGATTCTTTGTTGCCTGAAGCAGAATTTTATTTCTGTCAACAAAATTATTCCATTGAACTGAATACATCTCAGATTGCCCCCTCACAACCACCCCACCCCCACCCCCTCAAATTTTGTCTCAGGTTCTTGTAAAATTGTCCTGTTTTCTTGAAATGCATTGATCTAGACTATCCAATGGATCATGCATTTACAAGACGTTATCAAAAATTTGAATCAATATTCATAATATTTTGTGCGTGTGTGATATAATCGTCCATCATTTATGTGATTCGCTTGAATCACGATAGAACAATATTGGCACAACAGCTGACTAGTTTCCAATTCTTATTCACAGACATGCAAACATCTTCAATGTCCAACAGCTGGAAACTAAGATTAGAattaaagaggaaaaagaaaaaggtgaaattCAAATTAAGAAAAAAGAAGCTGCAATTTCAGTATTGGATAGGGTTATACCAAAATCCAGAAAATATGTTAACGATGCAAATGTGCAAAAGAGACCGCAGCAGCGACGTCAGTGACCTCTGATGGGATCAACCAAGGCAAGCCAGAAGCCAGGCAGAGTTTTTTGTTGTCTTTTTTTTGAGGTTATAAATGGCTAATAAGTTTGTTTCCAAAAAAGTAGAAACTGATTGGTTTAGATGTTGCCACTTGTCTGTGCACTCAGGTCTAAAATAACTGCCAAGATGGTATGTCATGTCATCAATGTGTCGATcccttttatattatattatattttatatatattagctTCCCCAAAATTACAGGAACAGCCTACAATCTTCAGTTCCCTTTTGAATGCAAAATTTTCAATCCAGTTAAGAACATGATTAATGAAAATGTATCTTTTGCAGCCAATGTTGCATTTTGCTTGGAGTTCTAGTAAGAAACTAGGTGACAATATCGTAGATGAATTTAGCTTGACCTCTACAACAAAGATTTTGTTTTCCCCTTTTTTAATCTTCAAATTAGAAAAATACTAGCAAAGAGCCTAAAACAGAGGATCATCCTTGACAAGGATTGCAAACTTGAAAGGCTTTTAGATTGAAACTAACTACGTAAATTTATACTTTTAGCCAGTGAACTTCACCATATTTCCTTGAAATTGATAAATATGTTTGGTTAATTTCAGCTTCAATGACTAGTGGTCTTATACATTTCCATCACCATTTATTTTGTGAGAAAATGGAAGGAAACAGAGCAAGATGTTAATGAATTTCCTTTCGTATTGATCAAATAACGTTTTCTTGCTTTGTGATTAGTAGCTAGCCCAATTGAGTAGCAAAAGAACAAAGATTGATCATTTCTAATTCTAAATTAATAATAAGGGGCGTGTCTGTATTACAGGAAATTGACATTGCTCTCGAGAAACACCACATATACAAATTCCAATTCCAACAAAAGCCTATATTATACTATCTAAATCTGCAGATACATGAAAATATTAGTCTGTAACATGGTCTTTCCTGATAAGCAATCGAAAATTCCTCAGATGATTTTGATTTGATATCTGAGAGAAGCAATTGGCTCCAAATGATATTAGCTTATTGTGCTTCTCCAAGAATAAGCTAATAATATTAACAAGGAGAAGGAGAAGAGGAGAGCAAGTAATTGGATTTAAAGTTCCACTGCATAGTGATAAGTGCTTGATAAAATTCTGGCTTTCTTTCTTTTAGGTGACAAGTTATCAACCAACAAAG
This sequence is a window from Hevea brasiliensis isolate MT/VB/25A 57/8 chromosome 10, ASM3005281v1, whole genome shotgun sequence. Protein-coding genes within it:
- the LOC131169438 gene encoding uncharacterized protein LOC131169438, coding for MFDVMEEDEKNNGGIIQDSTTGDSLRESYSNKKNTWPSPDTPAAFSSAISFPMELAEFANSTYASPLLLPLRLQAVEKLRPIEIKYLPFNLFPTKSAHFHNQMKVMDQKVAETKVEKEDVLPAKVSNIEPKDSKNSYNFPNIPSSDSNMMSDAKGSAAVSNPPPLAVSSPAPIMLPDIHLPPVNPPSNGTPAPPLVPPSVGLAPVSPIPMPPAKGATPPPVNGATPPPPPPPLGVAKAPLPRKNTKLKRSSYMGNMYRLLKEKVEGCGLRVKPSEGRKPKIGGGPAGGKQGMADALAEMTKRYASSFCCS
- the LOC131169276 gene encoding uncharacterized protein At4g04980-like, which produces MTKLVKFHKYVEQHLEKLTDETQVLARFEGFPTKKLETLRAAAALHLKLEEITTQLEKWKVMPPLDQHLSKVESYFNKIKGEIDALERSKDEESKRFRSNNIDFDSNILVRTKELMVDVSSNCMEVALKEWREAKEAESAESGKIGDGQLKASENMLWRAFQLAYRVYSFAGGQDERADILSKELAREIEMIARVCITNSKQ
- the LOC110668242 gene encoding uncharacterized protein LOC110668242, which gives rise to MFDFLFGWRKASKCKKLIKRVQCRLKLLKTKRYSIVRQIREDVAQLIKIGYEDIAFNRAEHLFIDETIMDIYELLDNFCDFILVHISYIRKHKDCPNDINEAVSSLIFASARCGDLPELRSIRKLFGERYGQRFEMTALELLPGNLVNLQVKEKLSIKSVPDDVKQKLVAQISRDYSLKPEIFALAYTSELQQQVLDIDFQTYDKEGKAKYADAASTVMSTIPFGAHQEDKMSTSITSSIVERSPPDIMKSPMNGKAGLESPHKFEAVAFGSDESQKTCRAYIPNSDHKQERKMTASSSESLPQLPEEMITYLDDVEEVQQSIKNEGSCQDQRIFKFKSSVLPTDGKAEDCYSDSSSSCSTRKREKAVRKRTRRRSFSRGNSSVKDIECLIYYDEPYTRSPNPRSHLHSKHLRKNVVQNSEQAFHEEKRQKHPHSCCCFNLEAECCCHPYYFYIGDGRDDQKSPRPKQNDTISHGLEQKHVHKCCRIGKPDTEMEWYTFPDQRPRRRSCEFGGSAFSSLTNSDCQPDKRSKVAKGKVNEFDPLGSHFASNNSSPKATSPLTRKAPKPPYLRAMTMPQERSKGDQTENAFRSSSFAIQSPNHVHPKLPNYEELAAKFLALKKEHLRNRHQ